A window of Maledivibacter sp. contains these coding sequences:
- a CDS encoding BCCT family transporter, with amino-acid sequence MSKEKSNKPKVAPVDKPLFFGSAGLITILVVLMIVFEEKSGTALQGIFNFLTDQMGAVYLWATIISGFFIAWLAFGKYGNVKLGGPDAQPEFKTGSWLAMFFCSGIGTSLLAWASKEWYYYYVSPPFGLEAQSVAAAEMASSYAIFHWGILGWVIYCIMAFPIGYAYYNRNYNSVRFSTACIGVIGEKNAKGALGKFIDFLLIFGLMGANSTSLASGTPMLAESCSRLLGIEHTFMVDVVVILIWTAIFTTSVTLGLKKGIKVLSDINVVGVLILCSFIFVVGPTWFMINSFTNSMGIMMSDFFRMAFYTDPIGKSMFPQWWTVFYWAWYFAYAPYMGAFIARISKGRSFKEIAMGVILGGSLGCAIFHVIFGGNALYQQLNGLYDFVGVAQSSGDFTAVVGALMNLPGSLFILILFCFVGFIYSATTIDSSAFTMATVASKDMGEDEEPRWWNRMFWAVMLGGLSLVVMNIGGLTPIKTMSLVVAFPILIFVMISLISLSRWLKEDQPHLQKSKSEKAN; translated from the coding sequence ATGTCGAAAGAAAAAAGCAACAAACCTAAAGTGGCTCCAGTAGACAAGCCTTTGTTTTTTGGATCTGCAGGACTAATTACAATTTTAGTTGTACTAATGATTGTATTTGAAGAAAAATCTGGAACGGCACTTCAAGGTATTTTCAATTTCCTTACTGACCAAATGGGTGCAGTATATTTGTGGGCAACAATAATTAGTGGATTTTTTATTGCTTGGTTAGCCTTTGGTAAATACGGTAATGTAAAGCTTGGTGGACCTGATGCACAGCCGGAATTTAAGACAGGAAGCTGGCTTGCAATGTTCTTTTGTTCAGGTATAGGTACATCATTACTAGCTTGGGCATCAAAGGAATGGTATTACTATTATGTATCACCACCATTTGGACTTGAGGCTCAATCAGTTGCTGCAGCTGAAATGGCATCATCATATGCTATATTCCACTGGGGTATTTTAGGATGGGTTATCTATTGTATCATGGCATTCCCTATTGGATATGCATACTATAACAGAAACTATAACTCAGTAAGATTTAGTACTGCTTGTATAGGAGTTATTGGTGAGAAAAATGCAAAGGGTGCTTTAGGTAAATTTATAGACTTCCTATTGATTTTCGGATTAATGGGTGCAAACTCTACTTCTTTAGCATCGGGTACACCTATGCTTGCTGAAAGTTGTAGTAGATTATTAGGTATAGAGCATACTTTCATGGTTGATGTAGTTGTTATTTTAATTTGGACAGCTATATTCACAACATCAGTTACTCTAGGACTTAAGAAGGGTATCAAGGTTTTAAGTGATATTAACGTTGTTGGAGTATTGATTTTATGTAGTTTTATCTTCGTAGTTGGACCAACATGGTTTATGATAAATAGTTTCACAAATAGTATGGGTATAATGATGTCAGATTTCTTTAGAATGGCATTCTATACAGATCCTATTGGTAAGAGTATGTTCCCTCAATGGTGGACCGTATTCTATTGGGCTTGGTATTTTGCTTATGCACCATATATGGGAGCATTTATCGCAAGAATTTCTAAGGGTAGATCATTTAAAGAGATCGCTATGGGTGTTATCCTAGGAGGATCACTTGGTTGTGCTATTTTCCATGTAATCTTTGGTGGAAATGCATTATATCAACAACTTAATGGATTATATGACTTTGTAGGTGTAGCACAAAGCTCAGGAGACTTTACGGCAGTAGTTGGTGCCTTAATGAATCTTCCAGGAAGCTTGTTTATACTAATTTTATTCTGTTTCGTTGGGTTTATATATTCCGCTACAACAATTGACTCATCGGCTTTTACTATGGCAACTGTTGCATCTAAGGATATGGGAGAAGATGAAGAGCCAAGATGGTGGAATAGAATGTTCTGGGCAGTAATGCTTGGAGGTTTATCACTAGTAGTTATGAATATCGGTGGATTAACACCTATTAAGACAATGTCACTTGTTGTTGCATTCCCTATATTAATATTTGTTATGATATCATTAATATCACTATCTAGATGGTTAAAAGAAGATCAGCCACATTTACAAAAAAGTAAATCAGAAAAGGCTAATTAG